From a single Spartinivicinus poritis genomic region:
- a CDS encoding chemotaxis protein CheW, which yields MSDSTHYNLPEDIQGSSDSNGFDGEQLEQEFLSFILDGNEFGIDILKVQEIRGWSPLRELPSLPTFIQGVIDLRGKVIPVIDMRARMGLKKTGYSNTTVVIIIKQQMTGFTGSIYSGLIVDAVADVHRVTKDNYRSVDNLSCYQQNDFISGMVSVDKKMIALIDFAKTLSN from the coding sequence ATGAGTGATTCAACTCACTATAATTTACCGGAAGACATTCAAGGCTCATCAGATTCAAATGGCTTTGATGGTGAGCAGTTAGAGCAAGAGTTTTTGTCTTTTATTCTTGATGGAAACGAGTTTGGTATTGATATACTAAAAGTGCAGGAAATTAGGGGATGGTCGCCACTACGAGAGTTACCCAGCTTACCAACTTTTATTCAGGGGGTGATTGATTTAAGGGGAAAAGTGATCCCAGTGATTGATATGAGAGCCCGAATGGGGTTAAAGAAAACTGGCTATAGTAATACAACGGTTGTCATTATTATTAAGCAACAAATGACTGGTTTTACCGGTAGTATTTATAGTGGTCTGATTGTTGATGCAGTAGCAGATGTCCATCGTGTGACAAAGGATAACTATCGCTCTGTAGATAACCTTTCTTGTTATCAGCAAAATGACTTTATTTCAGGAATGGTATCGGTTGACAAGAAAATGATAGCACTAATAGATTTTGCAAAAACTTTATCCAATTAG
- a CDS encoding STAS domain-containing protein, whose product MEAKDGTITLTESVDIRQVEQLYNELNEHIEQNDSLIVDCSQVQSIDTAGLQLLIACQQKYVKQSKTFQIINASPVVIRTIESLGINLNFKKEYIAS is encoded by the coding sequence ATGGAGGCAAAAGACGGCACCATCACACTGACTGAGTCTGTTGACATAAGACAAGTAGAGCAACTTTATAACGAGCTAAATGAACATATAGAACAAAATGACTCATTAATAGTTGATTGTAGTCAAGTTCAATCGATAGATACGGCTGGTTTGCAGTTGTTAATTGCCTGTCAACAGAAATATGTTAAGCAAAGTAAAACTTTCCAAATTATTAATGCCTCCCCCGTAGTTATTCGTACTATTGAGTCGTTAGGAATTAATTTAAATTTTAAAAAGGAATATATAGCGTCTTGA
- a CDS encoding response regulator, which yields MVKILTADDSVSMRQMVTLTLKEAGYDVKACCDGQEALIAAKLKAYDVVLSDVNMPEMNGIQLVMELRKLPNYKFTPILMLTTESGAAKKNEGKKAGATGWIVKPFEPTTLINTIKKVLN from the coding sequence ATGGTAAAAATATTAACCGCAGATGACTCTGTGTCGATGCGACAAATGGTAACACTTACTTTAAAAGAAGCTGGTTATGATGTGAAAGCATGTTGTGATGGACAGGAAGCTTTGATTGCAGCGAAACTAAAAGCTTATGATGTTGTGTTATCAGATGTTAATATGCCTGAAATGAATGGTATACAACTAGTGATGGAGTTGCGTAAATTACCTAACTATAAGTTTACCCCTATTTTAATGTTAACCACAGAGTCGGGGGCAGCTAAGAAAAATGAAGGTAAAAAAGCGGGTGCCACTGGGTGGATAGTAAAACCTTTTGAACCGACGACATTAATAAATACCATCAAGAAAGTATTAAACTAA
- a CDS encoding DUF748 domain-containing protein produces MISKTRSIFRGITVTVGILLLLICLIIPWALNIWLLPSVGEQLGVKYSANNIWLNPITGTVTIEKGVIKQQQSPFLKWHELHANLDMLQLFKGRIVIEQVALQEPEVWLQQDKQNKWNFESLKLPENKTPETTEQKPVEFAVQEAVITTGAIYYSAYRNSNPVHYQLKDINFLMEELTSDFSAPFKTKLDFVTANKGLFSWQGETILAPLSVKGKTQIQHLNLPTIVELLPQSLPIKLKQGELSKFETAIHVQDSQQKLAVTLEKIGVELSQLDLKLAKKGQGSLTFDRFTLNDGHLKWPDNQLHLGDWQLDKLTWQGKLNQQRQLSWVTAFQTKDQEKNTSKNKKPETNSSNSKQTEAKPWQIGWQQGMVKSSRFNLKDLSIQPEAAHQLDLAKLSLKPWHNNQKQPLQVAASGQLAAGGKFTLDSKVGLTPLQVEGSVELEQFTLAHYQQYWQPFIAAELKGTITTKIKAEWQPNNQSDPYQIAGDFQWDNWLLKQTNTSKVIGQGKQLRLTGISLLPNKFNVSAVTLDTPDLFLQREPEQRWNFSPLFPAQPKTTQTVNKQPATKPWEWFIGLLEIRSGELDFRDATVSPVAEFNLNQISGNIKQLSSEEKKSNLQLRALIADSDLTIEGELIPLNPRKLASVKFAVNNMSLPMFSSYASKYLGYPVKRGKLGATLYYNVKDFNLQSDNKVTLNKLKLGKKTASKDAVDAPVKLALALLEDGKGKIALDVPVKGDFSKPDVKYGKLLRDAVFKLFKSIAASPFNLLGGLVDFSGEDVNLIKFQPGSLDLPKTEQEKLIAITKLLEKRPNLILEVEGQFDVEQDKPALVQSVMLDKLEISLGKLESVSAKQKKQWLRTQLEQAGIITNDSMSTDFLTRLYAGTIQVSDRDLTNLAKQRAKTISAYITRQGNIKKDRIYRLEVKEVNEKVKGDITSILTINAP; encoded by the coding sequence ATGATATCCAAAACGCGTAGCATATTTCGTGGCATTACTGTTACGGTCGGCATTTTATTATTATTGATATGTCTTATTATTCCTTGGGCCTTGAATATCTGGCTACTTCCTTCTGTTGGTGAGCAGCTAGGGGTGAAGTATTCTGCTAATAATATTTGGCTAAACCCAATCACAGGGACTGTTACTATAGAAAAAGGTGTTATTAAGCAGCAACAGTCTCCTTTCCTAAAATGGCATGAATTACACGCTAATCTCGATATGTTGCAGCTGTTCAAAGGACGTATTGTGATAGAGCAGGTCGCTTTGCAGGAGCCAGAGGTATGGCTGCAACAAGATAAACAGAATAAGTGGAATTTTGAATCCCTAAAACTGCCTGAAAATAAAACACCAGAAACCACAGAGCAAAAACCGGTAGAGTTTGCTGTTCAAGAGGCTGTTATAACAACGGGAGCTATTTACTATAGCGCCTATAGAAACAGTAACCCTGTTCATTATCAGCTGAAAGACATTAACTTTTTAATGGAAGAGTTAACCAGTGATTTTTCAGCACCATTTAAAACCAAACTGGATTTCGTAACAGCAAATAAAGGCTTATTTAGCTGGCAAGGTGAAACTATTTTAGCCCCTTTATCTGTCAAAGGAAAAACGCAGATACAACACCTTAATCTTCCAACCATAGTAGAGCTACTTCCACAATCACTCCCCATTAAGCTTAAACAAGGGGAGCTGAGTAAGTTTGAAACTGCCATTCATGTGCAAGATTCGCAACAAAAATTGGCTGTCACCCTGGAAAAAATAGGGGTTGAACTAAGTCAGCTGGATTTAAAGCTTGCTAAAAAAGGTCAAGGTTCACTGACATTTGATCGTTTCACCCTTAATGATGGCCATTTAAAATGGCCTGATAATCAATTGCATTTGGGTGATTGGCAATTGGACAAGCTAACCTGGCAAGGAAAACTTAATCAGCAACGGCAATTGAGCTGGGTAACGGCTTTTCAAACCAAGGATCAAGAAAAAAATACAAGTAAAAATAAAAAGCCTGAAACTAATAGCAGTAATAGTAAGCAAACAGAGGCTAAGCCTTGGCAAATTGGTTGGCAACAAGGGATGGTGAAATCCAGTCGGTTTAATTTAAAAGACTTAAGTATACAACCAGAAGCCGCGCACCAGTTAGATCTTGCTAAATTGTCACTAAAGCCATGGCATAATAACCAAAAACAACCATTGCAAGTTGCGGCAAGTGGTCAACTAGCAGCAGGTGGAAAGTTTACACTAGACAGTAAAGTGGGCTTAACTCCTCTCCAGGTAGAAGGCTCTGTTGAGCTAGAGCAGTTTACACTGGCGCATTACCAGCAGTATTGGCAGCCTTTTATTGCTGCAGAACTGAAAGGAACTATTACGACAAAAATAAAAGCTGAATGGCAGCCTAATAATCAATCAGATCCCTATCAGATTGCTGGAGACTTCCAGTGGGATAACTGGTTATTAAAGCAAACCAATACCAGTAAAGTCATAGGACAAGGTAAGCAACTGCGCTTAACAGGAATATCTTTACTGCCAAACAAATTTAATGTATCTGCGGTGACGCTGGATACCCCAGATTTGTTCCTACAACGAGAACCAGAACAGCGCTGGAACTTTAGTCCTTTGTTTCCTGCACAGCCAAAAACTACACAGACTGTTAACAAACAGCCGGCTACTAAACCATGGGAATGGTTTATTGGTTTGCTGGAGATTAGATCGGGAGAGTTAGATTTTCGTGATGCAACAGTGTCGCCTGTTGCAGAGTTTAACTTGAACCAGATTTCTGGAAATATAAAACAGTTGTCCAGTGAAGAAAAAAAATCTAATTTGCAATTAAGAGCGTTAATAGCAGATTCGGACTTAACTATAGAAGGTGAATTAATACCACTCAACCCTAGAAAACTTGCTTCGGTAAAGTTTGCTGTAAATAATATGTCTTTACCTATGTTTAGTAGTTATGCTTCGAAATATTTAGGTTATCCAGTAAAACGAGGTAAGCTGGGGGCAACGCTTTATTATAATGTTAAAGACTTCAATTTGCAGTCAGATAATAAAGTTACTTTAAATAAACTTAAATTAGGCAAGAAAACAGCAAGTAAGGATGCTGTAGATGCACCAGTTAAACTAGCGTTAGCACTGTTGGAAGATGGTAAAGGAAAAATAGCATTAGATGTGCCTGTTAAAGGAGACTTTAGTAAGCCTGATGTTAAATATGGGAAGCTGTTGAGAGATGCTGTTTTTAAGCTGTTTAAAAGTATTGCTGCATCGCCATTTAACTTGCTGGGTGGTTTAGTCGACTTTTCTGGAGAAGATGTTAATTTAATTAAGTTTCAGCCTGGTAGCCTGGATTTACCTAAAACAGAGCAGGAAAAGCTTATAGCTATCACTAAGTTATTAGAAAAGCGGCCTAATTTAATTTTGGAAGTAGAAGGTCAGTTTGATGTCGAGCAGGATAAGCCAGCTTTAGTACAAAGTGTTATGTTGGATAAGCTTGAAATAAGCTTGGGTAAACTGGAAAGCGTATCAGCTAAGCAGAAAAAACAATGGTTAAGAACACAATTAGAACAAGCAGGCATTATTACGAATGACTCTATGAGTACTGATTTCTTAACACGTTTATATGCTGGGACGATTCAGGTGTCTGACAGAGATTTAACTAATCTAGCTAAGCAACGGGCTAAAACTATTAGTGCATATATAACTCGGCAAGGGAATATTAAAAAAGATAGAATCTACCGGCTTGAAGTCAAAGAAGTTAACGAAAAAGTCAAAGGTGATATTACTTCTATTCTAACAATTAACGCTCCTTAG
- a CDS encoding TetR/AcrR family transcriptional regulator has product MEKNAYHHGNLRSAVLAAALTRLTSEGPEKLSLRGLARDVGVSATALYRHFSDKDTLLVTLAKEGFDCLTKAIIVAQQQTNGPAESLLATGQAYVEFALTHPQQYRLMFGRYFCGENTDPPEVLDTAANQAYQVLVSIIEQGIAAKQFTAKPAKMHAVAAWSMVHGLASLLIDGLLTNSPGKAINLSQEELGSYIKAATETFLNGMMVKLSQ; this is encoded by the coding sequence ATGGAAAAAAACGCTTACCATCACGGTAATTTACGATCAGCAGTATTAGCTGCTGCACTAACTCGCCTGACCTCTGAAGGCCCTGAAAAACTGAGCTTACGTGGGCTAGCCCGTGATGTTGGAGTATCAGCGACTGCTCTCTACCGCCATTTTAGTGATAAAGATACCTTACTGGTTACCTTGGCTAAAGAAGGTTTTGACTGCTTAACCAAAGCAATCATCGTGGCTCAACAACAGACAAATGGCCCCGCAGAGTCACTATTAGCCACTGGACAAGCCTATGTTGAGTTTGCCTTAACCCACCCCCAGCAATACCGGCTGATGTTTGGTCGCTACTTTTGTGGAGAAAATACTGACCCACCCGAAGTGTTAGACACTGCAGCCAATCAAGCTTACCAAGTACTTGTCAGTATTATTGAGCAAGGGATTGCAGCCAAGCAATTTACAGCTAAACCCGCCAAAATGCATGCGGTTGCTGCCTGGTCTATGGTGCATGGCCTAGCTTCGCTACTTATTGATGGGCTACTAACTAACTCCCCAGGCAAAGCCATCAACCTTTCTCAAGAAGAGCTTGGCTCTTACATTAAGGCAGCAACCGAAACCTTTTTAAATGGGATGATGGTAAAGCTTAGCCAGTAA
- a CDS encoding chemotaxis protein CheW has protein sequence MNEAVMEYDEPLTTDYHTQYLTFTLANELYAVDILRVKEIRGWKQPTLIPNAPDYIKGLINIRGMIIPVMDLRVHFNIGSKEYTPTTVVIVLSVKQGTTSRTMGIVVDTVADVVKVAESALASALPVKGTISAETISGMINIKKQTATVLAVEKLFELRKSNDRKLKSNE, from the coding sequence ATGAATGAAGCTGTAATGGAATATGATGAGCCATTAACAACAGATTATCACACACAATACTTAACTTTTACTTTAGCTAATGAACTTTATGCGGTTGATATATTAAGAGTGAAAGAAATCAGGGGTTGGAAACAGCCAACTTTAATACCAAATGCACCTGACTATATTAAAGGACTAATTAATATAAGAGGAATGATCATTCCAGTGATGGATCTTCGCGTACACTTTAATATAGGGAGTAAAGAATATACTCCTACTACAGTTGTTATCGTACTCAGTGTTAAACAAGGAACAACGAGTCGCACTATGGGCATTGTGGTTGATACAGTCGCTGATGTTGTGAAGGTAGCTGAAAGTGCTTTAGCTAGTGCTTTGCCGGTTAAAGGAACTATATCAGCTGAGACAATCAGTGGGATGATTAATATTAAAAAACAAACGGCAACTGTGCTGGCAGTTGAGAAGCTATTTGAATTAAGAAAATCAAATGACCGGAAACTAAAGAGTAATGAGTGA
- a CDS encoding chemotaxis protein CheA: MTIDVEQFHQVFFEECIENLDILEQGLLTFGNAAVDDEIVNHIFRAAHSIKGGAATFNFIDIAEITHELEFILDQVREGSRRLLSKDLTHMLTAVDAVHKIVEMRKGGNKTPLANQQVVITLLRCIANSESQDITEKQTDIQKINNPSELLDPTSHHDEVKQTLQINRNNAEQPVVNEWEVIFIPSRHIFLTGNDPIRFIRELTELAELTVQTNIKQLPDWEFIEPEDCFLSWYIKLTGAITKSTILEVFEWIADECQLTITPLKKEEAIQQEEVIQQEEPDTSSQSFVEISPAELNKKSSQTQELASVKQEQAPAINIGNQSIRVNVEKIDHLFDLVGELVITQSMLSDLGSRLSLDNLDSIERLQSGLAQLLQNTKELQESVMQIRMVPISFIFNRFPRIVHDLANQLGKKVDLKIEGEGTELDKNVMEQLVDPLVHLVRNALDHGIEETESRLQAKKPVTGVIKLSAYHRGGIIVIEIFDDGVGLNRQAILSKAQTKGLIKSSEHLSDAQIFDLVFEPGFSTAKTVTGVSGRGVGMDVVRKNIYSLGGHITVESEQGNFSRFQIILPLTLAILDGQLVKVGSETYVIPLNTIVESLQMVPDAIQQISGALEVYRLRRENIPIIRLYELLNITPVNTSLTSALLVVVEADGNKFGLLVDDLLAQQQVVIKSLEANYDKVPGISGGTILGDGTVALILDISGLVRLITDELFVKPCAA, translated from the coding sequence ATGACAATCGATGTTGAACAATTTCACCAGGTTTTTTTTGAAGAATGTATTGAAAATCTGGATATCCTTGAGCAAGGCTTATTGACATTTGGTAATGCCGCTGTAGATGACGAAATTGTTAATCACATTTTTAGAGCTGCTCATTCAATCAAAGGTGGTGCTGCAACGTTTAATTTTATTGATATTGCTGAAATAACCCATGAGCTGGAGTTTATACTTGATCAGGTTAGGGAGGGAAGTAGGAGGCTTTTATCGAAAGATCTTACACATATGTTAACGGCAGTTGATGCTGTGCATAAAATAGTTGAAATGAGAAAAGGAGGTAATAAAACTCCTTTAGCAAATCAACAGGTTGTTATTACACTCTTGAGATGTATTGCTAACAGTGAAAGTCAAGATATAACTGAAAAGCAAACTGATATCCAGAAAATAAATAATCCAAGCGAGCTACTTGATCCTACTTCTCACCATGATGAAGTGAAACAAACACTTCAAATAAACCGTAATAATGCAGAGCAACCAGTGGTTAACGAATGGGAAGTTATTTTTATTCCCAGTCGACATATATTTTTAACAGGCAATGATCCTATTCGTTTTATTAGAGAGTTAACTGAACTGGCTGAGCTAACAGTACAAACTAACATTAAACAGTTACCTGATTGGGAATTTATTGAGCCAGAAGACTGTTTTTTATCATGGTATATTAAATTAACGGGAGCCATAACAAAGTCAACTATTCTTGAAGTATTTGAGTGGATAGCCGATGAATGTCAATTAACCATTACCCCATTGAAAAAAGAAGAGGCCATTCAACAAGAGGAAGTGATTCAGCAAGAAGAGCCAGACACATCGTCCCAGTCTTTTGTAGAGATATCCCCAGCAGAGCTAAATAAAAAAAGTAGCCAAACTCAAGAGTTAGCCTCTGTTAAGCAAGAACAGGCCCCTGCGATTAACATAGGTAACCAGTCAATCAGGGTGAATGTAGAGAAAATCGATCATTTATTTGACTTGGTGGGTGAGCTGGTTATTACCCAGTCAATGTTGTCTGACTTGGGTAGTAGGCTTTCTCTAGATAATCTTGATAGTATCGAGCGACTACAGTCTGGGCTTGCCCAATTATTGCAGAATACCAAAGAGCTGCAAGAGAGTGTAATGCAGATAAGAATGGTGCCCATTAGTTTCATTTTTAACCGCTTTCCTAGAATTGTTCATGACTTAGCAAACCAGCTTGGTAAAAAAGTTGACTTAAAAATCGAAGGAGAAGGAACTGAGCTGGATAAAAATGTTATGGAGCAATTGGTAGATCCATTAGTTCACTTGGTTCGAAACGCCTTAGATCATGGTATTGAAGAGACTGAGAGTCGATTACAAGCTAAAAAGCCTGTAACGGGTGTTATTAAGCTATCTGCCTATCATCGTGGTGGAATTATTGTAATAGAAATTTTTGATGATGGGGTAGGCTTAAACCGTCAGGCTATTCTTAGTAAAGCACAAACAAAAGGATTGATTAAATCATCTGAGCACTTATCTGATGCTCAAATTTTCGATTTAGTTTTTGAACCAGGCTTTTCTACAGCAAAGACTGTTACCGGTGTTTCTGGTCGAGGCGTGGGTATGGATGTTGTGAGAAAAAATATCTATAGCCTAGGAGGACATATAACTGTTGAGTCGGAGCAGGGCAATTTCAGTCGATTTCAAATCATTCTACCACTGACTTTGGCTATTTTAGATGGGCAGTTGGTGAAAGTAGGTAGTGAGACTTATGTCATTCCTTTAAATACAATTGTTGAGTCGCTTCAAATGGTACCCGATGCTATTCAACAAATATCTGGTGCGCTTGAGGTATACCGGTTACGTCGAGAAAATATTCCGATCATTCGCTTATATGAACTATTAAATATAACTCCTGTTAATACTAGTTTAACAAGTGCTTTGTTGGTTGTAGTTGAAGCAGATGGAAATAAATTTGGTTTACTTGTAGATGATTTATTAGCTCAGCAACAGGTTGTTATTAAAAGCCTTGAAGCTAACTATGACAAAGTGCCTGGTATTTCTGGCGGTACGATTTTAGGTGATGGCACAGTAGCTTTAATTTTAGATATATCAGGGTTGGTCAGATTAATAACAGATGAACTATTTGTTAAGCCATGTGCAGCTTAA
- the thiD gene encoding bifunctional hydroxymethylpyrimidine kinase/phosphomethylpyrimidine kinase — translation MITNVLTISLSDSVGWFGIQADVKTFTALGAYSTSVVTAITAHETELYTALSHDIVISQLEAVLATTPIECCKVGWLGNEVLAQQVAELLSRQPLKWIFAPGFGLLNNKHGLAAQEVKSIVFDLMKKADITCLNCEEAIWLADQQYPSSFHEMQQLAVRLMKYGNGQLLITGGNWSDEFVIDCYATKDNCIELAAKRDDTPVVGAGCSLAAALVVYLSKASNSLEAIRSAKSWVTKAIHHSNELKFDTSKGSINHLFGIPA, via the coding sequence ATGATCACTAATGTATTAACAATTTCACTTTCAGACTCGGTGGGCTGGTTTGGCATTCAGGCTGATGTCAAAACGTTCACTGCACTGGGAGCGTATAGTACCTCTGTAGTCACTGCGATTACCGCTCATGAAACTGAACTTTATACCGCGCTTAGTCACGATATTGTCATTAGCCAGTTAGAAGCTGTGTTGGCAACAACGCCCATCGAGTGCTGTAAGGTAGGCTGGTTAGGAAATGAAGTTCTAGCGCAACAAGTGGCCGAACTGTTATCCAGACAGCCGTTGAAATGGATTTTTGCCCCAGGGTTTGGGCTATTGAATAACAAACATGGGTTGGCGGCTCAGGAAGTAAAAAGTATTGTATTTGATTTAATGAAAAAAGCAGACATTACTTGTTTGAATTGTGAGGAAGCTATTTGGCTGGCTGATCAACAGTATCCTAGTAGCTTCCATGAGATGCAGCAACTAGCAGTGCGGCTAATGAAATATGGTAATGGTCAGTTGCTGATTACTGGTGGCAACTGGTCAGATGAGTTTGTTATTGATTGCTATGCCACTAAAGATAACTGTATAGAGCTAGCTGCCAAGCGAGATGATACTCCTGTCGTTGGGGCTGGTTGTAGTCTGGCAGCAGCACTTGTCGTTTACTTAAGTAAGGCGTCAAACTCGCTGGAAGCAATTCGCTCTGCAAAGTCGTGGGTGACAAAAGCTATACATCACAGTAATGAATTGAAATTTGATACGTCAAAAGGCTCAATTAATCACCTTTTTGGCATTCCTGCATAG
- the putP gene encoding sodium/proline symporter PutP, producing MTTENLTILATFIVYLAGMLWIGYWAYQRTSSSTDYFLGGRSLGPWPAALSAGASDMSGWLLLGMPGFALGSGLESIWLAGGLLLGTWLNWLIVARRLRTYSIVANNSLTLPEFFANRFQDKTKLIQTVSAFFILLFFLFYTSSGLVAGGKLFEEVFGLNYQVAVVIGTVCIISYTLFGGFLAVSWTDLVQGLLMAAALVVVPLVVMQDAGGFDASIEAIREKNPELLTLLNDNKGEALSLLAIVNLAAWGLGYFGQPHILARFKAVRSNQDLPTARRIAVSWTFLSLVGATLVGLAGINYLDASGAQLADSEKIFMHLVGAVFHPVVAGILLAAILAAIMSTADSQLLVSSSALAEDFYKALFNKEASQQQVVTVGRIAVIVIAIIALTLAMDKNNSVLDLVSYAWAGFGAAFGPTLILALFWKRMNWQGALAGIVVGGVTVVVWKQLSGEVFELFGLYEIVPGFILATIAIVVTSLATKEPEDEVTKQFNAMENQLYVGGQGDVKGGLATD from the coding sequence ATGACAACAGAAAACCTTACGATTTTAGCAACTTTTATCGTGTACCTAGCGGGGATGCTCTGGATAGGCTATTGGGCTTATCAGCGCACATCAAGTTCAACTGATTACTTTCTTGGAGGGCGCTCATTAGGGCCTTGGCCTGCGGCACTAAGTGCAGGCGCCTCGGATATGAGTGGCTGGCTGCTGCTGGGCATGCCTGGTTTTGCCTTGGGGTCAGGTTTAGAGTCAATCTGGTTAGCAGGGGGATTATTACTTGGTACTTGGCTTAACTGGCTAATTGTTGCCAGACGCCTAAGAACTTACAGCATTGTGGCCAATAACTCTCTGACCTTGCCAGAATTTTTCGCTAACCGTTTTCAGGATAAAACTAAGCTGATTCAAACGGTCTCTGCATTCTTTATTTTATTGTTTTTCTTGTTTTACACCAGTTCTGGCTTAGTCGCTGGCGGTAAATTATTTGAAGAGGTATTTGGCTTAAATTACCAGGTTGCGGTGGTGATTGGCACCGTTTGTATTATTTCCTATACCTTATTTGGTGGGTTCTTGGCGGTATCTTGGACTGACTTAGTACAAGGGTTGCTAATGGCAGCTGCTTTAGTTGTTGTGCCATTAGTTGTTATGCAAGATGCAGGTGGTTTTGATGCTTCAATTGAAGCGATTAGAGAGAAAAACCCTGAGTTATTAACCTTATTGAATGACAATAAAGGAGAAGCCCTGAGCTTATTGGCTATTGTTAACCTGGCTGCTTGGGGCTTAGGTTATTTTGGTCAGCCCCATATTTTGGCTCGGTTTAAGGCTGTTCGTTCTAACCAGGACTTGCCAACGGCTCGTCGGATTGCAGTAAGCTGGACTTTCCTTTCTTTAGTGGGAGCAACCTTAGTTGGCCTAGCAGGCATTAACTATTTGGATGCTAGCGGTGCTCAATTAGCTGATAGTGAGAAAATCTTCATGCACTTGGTGGGGGCTGTATTCCACCCTGTGGTCGCAGGTATTCTATTAGCCGCTATTCTTGCTGCCATCATGAGTACAGCCGACTCGCAACTCTTGGTTTCTTCTTCTGCTTTGGCTGAAGACTTCTATAAAGCGCTATTTAATAAAGAGGCTTCTCAGCAACAAGTCGTCACTGTTGGTCGAATTGCTGTGATTGTGATTGCAATTATTGCACTGACGTTAGCCATGGATAAAAACAACAGTGTACTTGATTTGGTTTCTTACGCTTGGGCTGGCTTTGGAGCGGCATTTGGACCAACCTTAATACTGGCACTGTTTTGGAAGCGAATGAACTGGCAAGGCGCTTTAGCTGGTATCGTTGTTGGTGGTGTGACTGTTGTCGTCTGGAAGCAGCTAAGTGGTGAAGTGTTTGAGTTGTTTGGTCTATATGAGATTGTGCCAGGTTTCATTCTAGCAACGATTGCGATTGTGGTGACTTCATTGGCAACAAAAGAGCCTGAAGATGAAGTAACCAAGCAGTTCAATGCAATGGAAAACCAGCTGTATGTTGGTGGACAAGGGGACGTAAAAGGCGGTTTAGCCACAGACTAA
- a CDS encoding chemotaxis protein CheD: protein MVVERSTPNPLKNMDCQEASEVKIIKLLPGEVYGSSEHEEIVTIIGSCVATCLWDPIAKVGGMNHFMLPEAKKQIKLSSANVNQSSVRVLMGRYGNFAMFYLIETLLKKGAHLHNLQAKLFGGAKMIEHMSDIGKINAEFAISYLKEAEIPIIASHLFGSNARKIAFESRTGVVKVRELSSVYQM, encoded by the coding sequence ATGGTAGTTGAACGATCAACACCAAACCCATTAAAGAACATGGATTGTCAGGAGGCCTCTGAAGTCAAAATTATTAAGTTATTACCTGGTGAAGTGTATGGCAGTAGTGAGCATGAAGAGATTGTAACAATAATTGGCTCATGTGTTGCCACCTGTTTGTGGGATCCCATTGCTAAGGTGGGTGGCATGAACCACTTCATGTTACCAGAGGCAAAAAAACAAATTAAACTGTCATCGGCTAATGTTAATCAATCTTCTGTGCGAGTGCTAATGGGGCGGTATGGTAATTTTGCCATGTTTTATTTGATTGAAACACTACTGAAAAAGGGAGCACATTTGCATAATTTGCAAGCTAAGCTATTTGGTGGTGCAAAAATGATAGAGCATATGTCAGATATTGGTAAAATTAATGCTGAGTTTGCGATTAGTTATTTGAAGGAAGCTGAAATTCCTATAATTGCTTCTCACTTGTTTGGAAGCAATGCTCGAAAAATTGCTTTTGAGTCAAGAACCGGGGTGGTTAAAGTAAGGGAGTTGTCCTCTGTATATCAAATGTAG